The following coding sequences lie in one Stigmatopora argus isolate UIUO_Sarg chromosome 5, RoL_Sarg_1.0, whole genome shotgun sequence genomic window:
- the aplnra gene encoding apelin receptor A — MEATTGEYADNYEYYDDNETAACDFSEWEPSYSLIPVLYMLIFVLGLSGNGVVIFTVWRSKSKRRAADVYIGNLALADLTFVATLPLWAAYTALGYHWPFGVALCKISSYVVLVNMYASVFCLTCLSFDRYLAIVHSLSSGRLRSRASMLASLGAIWLLSGLLALPTLLFRTTVSEQNSNRTTCAMDFSLVTLNQRHEFLWIAGLSLSSSALGFLLPFLAMTIFYCFIGCTVTRHFNNLRKEDQKKKRLLKIITTLVVVFAICWTPFHVLKSMDALSYLNLAPSSCGFLRFLLLAHPYATCLAYVNSCLNPFLYAFFDLRFRSQCLCLLNLKKAMHGHMSSMSSTLSAQTQKSEIQSLATKV; from the coding sequence ATGGAGGCCACCACGGGGGAGTACGCGGACAACTACGAATACTACGACGACAACGAGACGGCGGCGTGCGACTTCTCCGAGTGGGAGCCCTCATACTCTCTCATCCCGGTGCTCTACATGCTGATCTTCGTCCTGGGCCTGTCCGGCAACGGCGTGGTCATCTTCACCGTCTGGCGTTCCAAATCCAAACGGCGGGCGGCGGACGTGTACATCGGGAACCTGGCTCTGGCCGACCTGACCTTCGTGGCCACCCTCCCGCTGTGGGCGGCGTACACGGCCCTGGGCTACCACTGGCCCTTCGGCGTGGCCCTTTGCAAGATCAGCAGCTACGTGGTTCTGGTCAACATGTACGCCAGCGTCTTCTGCCTGACCTGCCTGAGCTTCGACCGCTACCTGGCCATCGTGCATTCGCTGTCCAGCGGCCGGCTGAGGTCCCGGGCCAGCATGCTGGCCTCGCTGGGCGCCATCTGGCTTCTCTCGGGCCTCCTGGCTCTCCCCACGCTCCTCTTCCGTACCACGGTCAGCGAACAGAACAGCAACCGAACCACCTGCGCCATGGACTTCAGCTTGGTGACCCTCAACCAGAGGCACGAGTTCCTGTGGATCGCCGGGCTGAGCTTGTCCTCCTCGGCGCTGGGCTTCCTGCTGCCCTTCCTGGCCATGACCATCTTCTACTGCTTCATCGGATGCACCGTCACGCGCCACTTCAACAACCTACGCAAGGAGGACCAGAAGAAGAAGCGGTTGCTGAAGATCATCACCACGCTGGTGGTGGTTTTCGCCATCTGCTGGACGCCCTTCCACGTTCTGAAGAGCATGGACGCCCTGTCCTACCTGAACCTGGCCCCCAGCTCCTGCGGGTTCCTGCGCTTCCTGCTGCTGGCGCACCCCTACGCCACCTGCCTGGCTTACGTCAATAGCTGCCTCAACCCCTTCCTCTACGCCTTCTTCGACCTGCGCTTTCGCTCGCAATGCCTGTGCCTGCTCAACCTGAAGAAGGCCATGCACGGACACATGAGCTCCATGTCGTCCACGCTCAGCGCCCAGACGCAGAAGTCGGAGATCCAGTCTCTGGCCACCAAGGTTTAG